One window of the Archangium primigenium genome contains the following:
- the zwf gene encoding glucose-6-phosphate dehydrogenase, producing MGDKPRSDALVFFGATGDLAYKQIFPALLSLVAREHLSLPIIGVAKAGWTLDKLKERARDSIREHGEKKDEAALPRLLELLHYVDGDYREPDTFARVKKELGDARRPLHYLAIPPSLFGTVVEGLSKASCLSEARVVVEKPFGRDLASARALNETLYRFLPESSIFRIDHFLGKEPVQNLLFFRFANVFLEPIWNRQHVRSVQVTLAESFGIKGRGAFYDEVGAVRDVLQNHLLQIVALLTMDAPFCSSAEALRDEKARVFKAMRGLSPEDVVRGQFRGYRDVPGVAKDSTVETFAAVRLFIDSWRWADVPFYIRAGKRLPTDATEVFVELNHPPRPIFEEPTQTSPNFVRFRLGPDVRISIGARAKKPGTTMEGEDVDLVASQHMAVAVKPYERLLGDAMRGDVSLFARQESVEEAWRVVDPILGDGSRVYEYEPGTWGPREADDLAPQGAWRSLLADSGGVQVVRDARDETHRDEEALPEGAQRLKPARR from the coding sequence ATGGGTGACAAGCCCCGTTCGGACGCGCTGGTCTTCTTCGGAGCCACGGGAGACCTCGCCTACAAGCAGATCTTCCCCGCGCTCCTGTCGTTGGTGGCCCGCGAACACCTGTCCCTCCCCATCATCGGCGTGGCCAAGGCGGGCTGGACCCTGGACAAGCTCAAGGAGCGCGCCCGGGACAGCATCCGCGAGCATGGCGAGAAGAAGGATGAGGCCGCGCTGCCGCGTCTCCTGGAGCTCCTCCACTACGTGGACGGGGACTACCGCGAGCCGGACACCTTCGCGCGGGTGAAGAAGGAGCTGGGCGACGCACGGCGGCCCCTGCACTACCTGGCCATCCCCCCGAGCCTGTTCGGCACCGTGGTGGAGGGACTGTCCAAGGCGAGCTGTCTGTCCGAGGCGCGGGTGGTGGTGGAGAAGCCCTTCGGGAGGGATCTGGCCTCGGCGCGCGCGCTCAACGAGACGCTCTACCGCTTCCTGCCCGAGTCCTCCATCTTCCGGATCGACCACTTCCTCGGCAAGGAGCCGGTGCAGAACCTGCTCTTCTTCCGCTTCGCCAACGTGTTCCTCGAGCCCATCTGGAACCGGCAGCACGTGCGCAGCGTGCAGGTGACGCTCGCGGAGAGCTTCGGCATCAAGGGACGGGGCGCCTTCTACGACGAGGTGGGCGCGGTGCGCGACGTGCTGCAGAACCACCTCTTGCAGATCGTGGCGCTGCTCACCATGGACGCGCCCTTCTGCTCGTCCGCCGAGGCCCTGCGCGACGAGAAGGCCCGCGTCTTCAAGGCCATGCGGGGGCTGTCGCCCGAGGACGTGGTGCGCGGCCAGTTCCGGGGCTACCGGGACGTGCCCGGCGTGGCCAAGGACTCGACGGTGGAGACGTTCGCCGCGGTGCGCCTGTTCATCGACTCGTGGCGCTGGGCGGACGTGCCCTTCTACATCCGCGCCGGCAAGCGCCTGCCCACCGACGCCACCGAGGTGTTCGTGGAGCTCAACCACCCGCCCCGGCCCATCTTCGAGGAGCCCACCCAGACGTCCCCCAACTTCGTGCGCTTCCGGCTCGGGCCGGACGTGCGCATCTCCATCGGCGCCCGGGCCAAGAAGCCCGGCACCACCATGGAGGGCGAGGACGTGGACCTGGTGGCCAGCCAGCACATGGCCGTGGCGGTGAAGCCCTATGAGCGGCTGCTCGGGGATGCCATGCGCGGGGACGTCTCGCTCTTCGCGCGCCAGGAGTCTGTGGAAGAGGCGTGGCGCGTGGTGGACCCCATCCTCGGCGACGGCAGCCGCGTGTACGAATACGAGCCGGGCACGTGGGGGCCTCGGGAGGCGGATGACCTCGCGCCCCAGGGCGCCTGGCGCAGCCTGCTCGCGGACTCCGGAGGCGTGCAGGTGGTGCGCGACGCGCGGGACGAGACCCACCGGGACGAGGAGGCGCTGCCCGAGGGCGCCCAGCGCCTCAAACCCGCGCGGCGTTAG
- a CDS encoding HdeD family acid-resistance protein: protein MAQSDFPPTPPSRRDRMTAIWEGPFVMGLLVTLLGVLALGAVAWTSLVSVLFYGVLLGAAGVLEIVQGVRARDTGPSLLFVLSGILSLLVGGFVLTQPDAGLVALSLMIAAYFLASGFFRGITAVSDRHPGWGWDLAYGAVSVALGALLFLRLPTASFWVLGLIVGVEILIRGLSLMAGALAVRGLLRDERAG from the coding sequence ATGGCCCAATCCGACTTCCCGCCCACTCCTCCCTCCCGCCGTGACCGCATGACGGCGATCTGGGAGGGCCCCTTCGTGATGGGCCTGCTGGTCACCCTGCTCGGCGTGCTGGCCCTGGGCGCGGTGGCCTGGACGAGCCTCGTGTCCGTGCTCTTCTATGGTGTGCTCCTGGGCGCGGCGGGCGTGCTGGAGATCGTCCAGGGCGTGCGCGCGCGGGACACGGGGCCCTCGCTGCTGTTCGTGCTCAGCGGCATCCTGTCGTTGTTGGTGGGTGGATTCGTGCTGACCCAACCCGATGCGGGCCTGGTGGCGCTCAGCCTGATGATCGCCGCGTACTTCCTCGCCAGCGGCTTCTTCCGTGGCATCACCGCCGTGTCGGACCGCCACCCGGGCTGGGGGTGGGACCTCGCCTATGGCGCGGTGTCCGTGGCCCTGGGGGCCCTGCTCTTCCTGCGACTGCCCACGGCGTCGTTCTGGGTGCTCGGCCTGATCGTGGGCGTGGAAATCCTCATCCGGGGCTTGTCCCTCATGGCCGGGGCGCTCGCGGTCCGGGGGTTGCTGCGCGACGAGCGAGCGGGCTGA
- a CDS encoding ATP-binding protein yields MTAPRIQAPTGTVALVFTDVQGSTRLWERCNADMGAALDVHNQVLRRLMGELGGYEVKTQGDSFMVAFASVVEAVRWCLESQRALLEADWPETVLREPDAREERNARGVLLHRGLRVRMGVHLGEPEGREDERTGRTDYFGRMVNVAARVASAGHGGQVLVSASAWSRVADAWDSLGGPAVRSLGDYHLKGIEEPVPLVEVLPAPLADRRFEALRAPRARRGNLPGESGEFIGRSEELARLRLCFTGGCRLVTLLGPGGMGKSRLATRFGNLEAGEWEGGVWLCELSDATTVDDICHAVGRVLGVALTRSGEDSAPADRLGRALAGRGDVLVLLDNVEHVIQHMPATLGRWRELAPQARFLVTSREALCLPAERVVDLEPLGIPEEDEARLDVLLACGAVKLFIDRTRAVRGSFELTSAEAPLVADIVRKLDGIPLAIELAAARTNLLGVSQIQERLSRRFELLRGGRRDGSARQNTLWGAIDWSWNLLEPAERAALAQCSVFRGGFTLESAESVLLFPPGGPDVLEIIHSLRSKSLLRAFTPDGLTGELRLGMYESIRQYASSRLAERGEGAMLAARHAGYYLELARGLSQRRRGLDGELAFRRLALERENLLAACDNALSVTPVTTATLERALGALVALDPDVTTRGPVGITLARLNRALELAATVEVDPLLRADALAVRGRTHHGEGRLSAAWGDLGEARTLFAELEAVDRLKRVLVDLCIVARDECDLGVAWTLIQEALDLPTPGDRWLDAYAVGNLGILELGRNGAEAALPHLRSALELFRAMGDVAYEVGFLANYAMAIGEQGNTAEAVTLLEEAMEKAARVGDRSGHALARVNLGCFLLAAGRAAEAREHLGEAVMMGRQLGMRLVEGVALGERGRALVALGALEAARVNLSEAIGLLERVSRWHALRFTAHLSSVQAALGDLESSRRGFAALAKTPELQEDVVLRELTSLLHVSMDLQEARRSPGSERGRKALSEAQSRLHSARNAPVEAASSDLREALRFFDRRVLEMEGASAVM; encoded by the coding sequence GTGACGGCACCCCGGATCCAGGCACCCACGGGCACGGTGGCCCTCGTCTTCACGGACGTGCAGGGCTCCACCCGACTGTGGGAGCGCTGCAACGCCGACATGGGCGCGGCCCTGGACGTGCACAACCAGGTGCTGCGGCGGCTGATGGGGGAGCTGGGCGGCTACGAGGTGAAGACCCAGGGCGACTCCTTCATGGTGGCGTTCGCCTCGGTGGTGGAGGCGGTGCGCTGGTGCCTGGAGTCCCAACGGGCGCTGCTCGAGGCGGACTGGCCGGAGACGGTGCTGCGCGAGCCGGATGCGCGCGAGGAGCGCAATGCGCGGGGCGTCCTGCTGCACCGGGGCCTGCGGGTGCGCATGGGCGTGCACCTGGGCGAGCCCGAGGGCCGCGAGGATGAGCGCACCGGGCGGACGGACTACTTTGGTCGCATGGTGAACGTGGCGGCGCGGGTCGCCTCGGCGGGCCATGGCGGCCAGGTGCTGGTGAGCGCGAGCGCGTGGTCCCGGGTGGCGGACGCCTGGGACTCCCTGGGCGGCCCCGCGGTGCGCTCGCTGGGTGACTACCACCTCAAGGGCATCGAGGAGCCCGTGCCGCTCGTGGAGGTGCTGCCGGCGCCCCTGGCGGACCGGCGCTTCGAGGCCCTGCGCGCGCCCCGTGCCCGGCGCGGCAACCTGCCCGGCGAGTCCGGGGAGTTCATCGGCCGGAGCGAGGAGCTGGCGCGGCTGCGGCTGTGCTTCACCGGGGGCTGCCGACTCGTCACGCTCCTGGGCCCGGGGGGCATGGGCAAGAGCCGCCTGGCCACGCGCTTTGGCAACCTGGAGGCCGGGGAGTGGGAGGGCGGCGTCTGGTTGTGCGAGCTGTCGGACGCCACGACGGTGGATGACATCTGCCACGCGGTGGGCCGGGTGCTGGGCGTGGCGCTCACGCGCAGCGGCGAGGACAGCGCGCCGGCGGATCGGCTCGGGCGCGCCCTGGCCGGACGCGGGGACGTGCTGGTGCTGCTCGACAACGTGGAGCACGTCATCCAGCACATGCCGGCCACCCTGGGCCGCTGGCGGGAACTGGCGCCCCAGGCCCGCTTCCTCGTCACCTCGCGCGAGGCCTTGTGCCTGCCGGCCGAGCGGGTGGTGGACCTGGAGCCCCTGGGCATCCCCGAGGAGGACGAGGCGCGGCTGGACGTGCTGCTCGCGTGTGGCGCGGTGAAGCTGTTCATCGACCGGACGCGCGCGGTGCGAGGCTCCTTCGAGCTCACCTCGGCCGAGGCCCCGCTGGTGGCGGACATCGTGCGCAAGCTGGACGGGATTCCCCTGGCCATCGAGCTGGCGGCGGCGCGCACCAACCTGTTGGGCGTGAGCCAGATTCAAGAGCGGCTGTCGCGCCGCTTCGAGCTCCTGCGCGGGGGCCGGCGGGACGGCTCGGCGCGGCAGAACACGCTGTGGGGCGCCATCGACTGGTCGTGGAACCTGCTGGAGCCCGCCGAGCGCGCCGCCCTGGCGCAGTGCTCGGTGTTCCGAGGCGGCTTCACCCTGGAGTCCGCCGAGTCCGTGCTGCTCTTTCCGCCGGGCGGACCGGACGTGCTGGAGATCATCCACTCGCTGCGCTCCAAGTCGCTCCTGCGCGCGTTCACGCCGGACGGGCTCACGGGCGAGCTGCGGCTGGGCATGTACGAGAGCATCCGGCAGTACGCCTCGTCCCGGCTGGCGGAGCGGGGCGAGGGGGCGATGCTCGCGGCGCGCCACGCGGGCTACTACCTGGAGCTGGCCCGGGGCCTGAGCCAGCGCCGCCGCGGCCTGGATGGGGAGCTGGCCTTCCGTCGGCTGGCGCTCGAGCGCGAGAACCTCCTGGCCGCGTGCGACAACGCCCTGTCGGTGACGCCGGTCACCACGGCCACGCTCGAGCGGGCCCTGGGCGCGCTGGTGGCGTTGGATCCGGACGTGACGACGCGGGGCCCGGTGGGCATCACGCTCGCGCGGCTCAACCGGGCGCTGGAGCTGGCGGCGACGGTGGAGGTGGACCCGTTGTTGCGCGCGGATGCGCTCGCCGTCCGGGGTCGCACCCACCATGGCGAGGGCCGCCTGTCGGCCGCGTGGGGGGACCTGGGCGAGGCGCGGACCCTGTTCGCGGAGCTGGAGGCGGTGGACCGGCTCAAGCGCGTGCTGGTGGACCTGTGCATCGTGGCCCGGGACGAGTGCGACCTGGGCGTGGCGTGGACGCTCATCCAGGAGGCGTTGGATCTGCCGACGCCGGGGGACCGGTGGCTGGACGCGTACGCGGTGGGCAACCTCGGAATCCTGGAGCTGGGCCGCAACGGGGCGGAGGCGGCCCTGCCGCACCTGCGCTCGGCGCTGGAGCTGTTCCGGGCCATGGGGGACGTGGCCTACGAGGTGGGCTTCCTGGCCAACTACGCCATGGCCATTGGCGAGCAGGGCAACACGGCCGAGGCGGTGACGCTGCTGGAAGAGGCGATGGAGAAGGCGGCGCGGGTGGGAGACCGCTCGGGGCATGCGCTGGCGCGGGTGAACCTGGGCTGCTTCCTCCTGGCGGCGGGGCGGGCGGCGGAGGCGCGCGAGCACCTGGGCGAGGCGGTGATGATGGGCCGGCAGCTCGGCATGCGCCTGGTGGAGGGCGTGGCCCTGGGCGAGCGGGGCCGGGCGCTGGTGGCGCTCGGGGCGCTGGAGGCGGCGCGGGTGAACCTCTCCGAGGCGATTGGCCTCTTGGAGCGGGTGTCCCGCTGGCACGCGCTGCGCTTCACCGCGCACCTGTCCTCGGTGCAGGCGGCGCTGGGGGACCTGGAGTCCTCGCGGCGGGGCTTCGCGGCGCTGGCGAAGACGCCGGAGCTGCAGGAGGACGTGGTGCTGCGCGAGCTCACCTCGCTCTTGCACGTGTCCATGGACTTGCAGGAGGCGCGGCGCTCGCCCGGCAGCGAGCGGGGACGCAAGGCGCTCAGCGAGGCGCAGTCGCGGCTGCACAGCGCGCGCAACGCACCGGTGGAGGCGGCCTCGTCCGACCTGCGCGAGGCCCTGCGCTTCTTCGACCGGCGCGTGCTGGAGATGGAGGGCGCGTCCGCGGTGATGTGA
- a CDS encoding M1 family metallopeptidase has product MRWPLLVVLALAALRCAHAPEAAAVPPASATSWPEPQPPALRLPDTVRPVRYLLDLTLLPSEPTYSGTVTVDLDVRAPTQQLWLHAQDLTLTQARVRTGERVLEARTVDGGEGRLGVLLPEELPVGPAQLTLAFTGQPDRERSQGLYVVAENGEPAFYTFFEPVDARRAFPCFDEPGFKVPWRLRFTVKQEHVALANHAIESEEPLPGGLKRVTFADSRPMPSYLVAFMVGPFDIVEAGRVGRSPVPLRFIVPRGRGPETAYAARVTPRIVTLLEDFFDQPYPYEKLDVAVVPRFWGTMEHPGLVALGQPLTLIRPGEETLERRKRYVNIAIHELGHYWFSAMLTCRWWDDAWLNESLTSWLDRKLTDQFDPAWRHGVEAQSQLRSAALGIDARTTTPPVRKPIATPADIHGAFDNATTYFKGASLLGQLEDWVGEAPLREALRHYVRAHEWGSVTAEDFLGAMGKDLGPDAERFLRGYLDQPGAPRVSAELQCTPGQAPRLTLAQERYLPEGVTAPAPQLWSVPVCVRAEGRAERTCTLLSTATGALELPGTSCPAWVLLNAGGAGYYRSGYTAAQLSRLGALPPGALSLPERLTFLADVQAGVARGDLRLADTWGLVPATARDADRLVVQRGSYLAGLSLQALPEDVRPLYRAWMRDLYGARARELGWLPRPGESDDTQAFRGELLDRAAFVGEEPTLVREAQTLARAWLADRSRVAAETGPRALQLAARTGDAALFDALLDQAKKTQNPTEREQLLETLGSFQDPALVDRALALVTADTFDPRDSVGILANALTNLQARDKAWRFYVANFDLLTSRMRSDEANQLIFLVGQLCDDRWRAEAETVLAPRVSRIEGGERALRRALESLRLCVAFNRKQLPGVVDFLKNRAKPARR; this is encoded by the coding sequence ATGCGCTGGCCCCTGCTGGTCGTCCTCGCCCTCGCCGCCCTCCGCTGCGCCCACGCGCCGGAGGCGGCCGCCGTCCCCCCGGCTTCCGCGACCTCCTGGCCCGAGCCCCAGCCCCCGGCGCTGCGCCTGCCCGACACGGTGCGCCCGGTGCGCTACCTGCTGGACCTGACGCTGCTGCCCAGCGAGCCCACCTACTCGGGCACCGTCACCGTCGACCTGGACGTGCGCGCGCCCACCCAACAACTGTGGCTGCACGCCCAGGACCTCACCCTCACCCAGGCGCGCGTGCGCACGGGCGAGCGCGTGCTCGAGGCGCGCACGGTGGACGGCGGCGAGGGCCGGCTCGGCGTGTTGCTGCCGGAGGAGCTGCCCGTGGGGCCCGCCCAGCTCACGCTCGCCTTCACGGGGCAGCCGGACCGCGAGCGCAGCCAGGGGCTCTACGTCGTGGCGGAGAACGGCGAGCCGGCCTTCTATACGTTCTTCGAGCCCGTGGACGCCCGGCGCGCCTTTCCCTGCTTCGACGAGCCGGGCTTCAAGGTGCCCTGGCGCCTGCGCTTCACCGTGAAGCAAGAGCACGTGGCGCTGGCCAACCACGCCATCGAGTCCGAGGAGCCCCTGCCCGGCGGGCTCAAGCGCGTCACCTTCGCCGACAGCCGGCCCATGCCCAGCTACCTCGTGGCCTTCATGGTGGGCCCCTTCGACATCGTGGAGGCGGGCCGGGTGGGCCGCTCGCCCGTGCCCCTGCGCTTCATCGTGCCGCGCGGCCGGGGCCCCGAGACGGCCTACGCCGCCCGGGTCACCCCCCGCATCGTCACCCTGCTCGAGGACTTCTTCGATCAGCCCTACCCCTACGAGAAGCTCGACGTGGCGGTGGTGCCCCGCTTCTGGGGCACCATGGAGCACCCGGGCCTCGTCGCGCTCGGCCAGCCCCTCACCCTCATCCGTCCCGGCGAGGAGACCCTGGAGCGCCGCAAGCGCTACGTGAACATCGCCATCCACGAGCTGGGCCACTACTGGTTCAGCGCCATGCTCACCTGCCGCTGGTGGGACGACGCCTGGCTCAACGAGTCGCTCACGTCGTGGCTGGACCGGAAGCTCACCGACCAGTTCGACCCGGCGTGGCGCCATGGCGTGGAGGCCCAATCCCAGCTCCGCTCGGCCGCGCTCGGCATCGACGCGCGCACCACCACGCCCCCCGTGCGCAAGCCCATCGCCACCCCCGCCGACATCCACGGGGCCTTCGACAACGCCACCACGTACTTCAAGGGCGCGTCCCTGCTCGGACAGCTCGAGGACTGGGTCGGCGAGGCGCCCCTGCGCGAGGCCCTGCGCCACTACGTGCGCGCGCATGAGTGGGGCAGCGTCACCGCCGAGGACTTCCTGGGCGCCATGGGCAAGGACCTGGGCCCCGACGCGGAGCGCTTCCTGCGCGGCTACCTGGACCAGCCGGGCGCGCCCCGCGTCTCCGCCGAGCTCCAGTGCACGCCAGGCCAGGCCCCTCGGCTGACGCTCGCCCAGGAGCGCTACCTGCCCGAGGGCGTCACGGCCCCCGCGCCCCAGCTCTGGAGCGTTCCCGTGTGCGTGCGCGCGGAGGGGCGGGCCGAGCGGACGTGCACCTTGCTGTCCACGGCCACGGGCGCGCTGGAGCTGCCGGGCACCTCCTGCCCCGCGTGGGTGCTGCTCAATGCCGGAGGCGCGGGCTACTACCGCTCGGGCTACACCGCCGCGCAGCTCTCCCGCCTGGGCGCGCTGCCCCCCGGCGCGCTGAGCCTCCCGGAGCGGCTCACCTTCCTCGCGGACGTGCAGGCGGGCGTGGCCCGAGGGGACCTGCGTCTGGCGGACACGTGGGGGCTCGTGCCCGCCACCGCGCGGGATGCCGATCGGCTCGTCGTCCAACGGGGCAGCTATCTCGCCGGGCTCTCCCTCCAGGCCCTGCCCGAGGACGTCCGACCGCTCTACCGCGCCTGGATGCGCGACCTCTATGGCGCGCGGGCCCGGGAGCTGGGCTGGCTGCCCCGCCCCGGGGAGAGCGATGACACCCAGGCGTTTCGCGGCGAGCTGCTCGATCGCGCCGCCTTCGTGGGCGAGGAGCCCACGCTGGTGCGCGAGGCCCAGACGCTCGCGCGCGCGTGGCTCGCGGACCGGAGCCGCGTGGCCGCGGAGACGGGACCCCGGGCGCTCCAGCTCGCGGCGCGCACCGGGGATGCGGCGCTGTTCGACGCCCTCCTCGACCAGGCGAAGAAGACCCAGAACCCGACCGAGCGCGAGCAGTTGCTGGAGACCCTGGGGAGCTTCCAGGATCCCGCGCTCGTGGACCGGGCGCTGGCCCTGGTGACGGCGGACACGTTCGACCCGCGCGACAGCGTGGGCATCCTGGCGAACGCCCTGACCAACCTCCAGGCGCGTGACAAGGCCTGGCGCTTCTATGTGGCGAACTTCGACCTGCTCACCAGCCGGATGCGCTCGGACGAGGCCAACCAGCTCATCTTCCTCGTGGGCCAGCTCTGTGATGACAGGTGGCGCGCCGAGGCCGAGACCGTGCTCGCCCCGCGCGTCTCCCGCATCGAGGGTGGCGAGCGCGCGCTGCGCCGGGCCCTGGAGTCCCTCCGCCTGTGCGTCGCGTTCAACCGCAAGCAATTGCCCGGCGTGGTGGACTTCCTCAAGAACCGCGCGAAGCCCGCGCGGCGGTGA
- a CDS encoding ChaN family lipoprotein → MRAFHLPLLCLCLTASGLAGCAPSAPVTRAAPPDPAPTSWLAPLHRAHPLVGKIWDTRAGRFVDAASVDAALGAARYVLLGETHDNPDHHRLQAERVRALTASGRRPALAFEMLDTSQQAQVDETRARAPTDPDALAQAVDWAHSGWPDWSLYRPLFAVALERGLPLVAANLPRAQVRALVQKGPDALPPETRSQLGLDAPVPEDVARDLREEMRASHCGHLPESLLEPMALAQRARDATLADRLLATAPDAGGVLIAGAGHARTDRGVPAWLQRRAPGARVASLAFVEVSDALRAPPDEAFPYDYVWFTPAAEREDPCASLRK, encoded by the coding sequence ATGCGTGCCTTTCACCTTCCGCTCCTCTGTCTTTGTCTGACCGCGTCAGGGCTCGCGGGCTGCGCCCCGTCCGCGCCCGTGACCCGCGCCGCCCCGCCCGACCCCGCGCCCACCTCCTGGCTCGCGCCGCTGCACCGCGCGCATCCGCTCGTGGGGAAGATCTGGGACACGCGGGCCGGGCGCTTCGTGGACGCCGCCAGCGTGGACGCGGCGCTCGGAGCGGCGCGCTACGTGCTGCTCGGCGAGACGCACGACAACCCGGACCACCACCGGCTCCAGGCCGAGCGCGTGCGCGCCCTCACCGCCTCCGGCCGTCGGCCCGCGCTCGCCTTCGAGATGCTCGACACGTCGCAGCAGGCCCAGGTCGACGAGACGCGGGCCCGCGCGCCCACGGACCCCGACGCCCTCGCCCAGGCGGTGGACTGGGCCCACAGCGGCTGGCCGGACTGGAGCCTCTACCGGCCCCTGTTCGCCGTGGCGCTCGAGCGCGGCCTGCCCCTCGTCGCCGCCAACCTGCCCCGCGCCCAGGTGCGCGCCCTCGTCCAGAAGGGCCCCGACGCGCTGCCCCCGGAGACCCGGAGCCAGCTCGGCCTGGACGCGCCCGTACCGGAGGACGTCGCCCGGGACCTGCGCGAGGAGATGCGCGCCTCGCACTGCGGCCACCTCCCCGAGTCCCTGCTCGAGCCCATGGCGCTCGCCCAACGCGCGCGCGACGCCACCCTGGCGGACCGGCTCCTCGCCACCGCGCCGGACGCGGGGGGCGTGCTCATCGCCGGCGCGGGCCATGCCCGGACGGATCGCGGCGTGCCCGCGTGGCTCCAGCGGCGCGCGCCCGGGGCCCGCGTGGCGAGCCTCGCCTTCGTGGAGGTGTCCGACGCGCTGCGCGCCCCCCCGGACGAGGCCTTCCCGTACGACTACGTCTGGTTCACCCCGGCCGCCGAGCGCGAGGACCCCTGCGCGTCCTTGCGGAAATAG